The sequence AAGAACATTTCGTTAACAAGGAAAAAAACTATCAGCCTTTAATTTACTGCTGGCGTGGGGGTCAACGTTCTGCTAGTTTAGCTACAGTATTATCTCAAATTGGTTGGCGAGTAACTTTACTTGAAGGTGGTTACAAAACTTATCGTAGTTATGTACGTCAACAATTAGATTCTTTGCCGCGAAAATTAAATTACAGAATATTATGCGGTTTAACTGGTAGTGGAAAAACCCATATATTAGAAAAAATGCGCCGAAGAGGTTTTCAAATTTTAGATTTGGAAGCTTTAGCTAATCATCGCGGCTCTTTGTTAGGTGAGCAATGGCGTGGTAAAGTTTCTCCTCAACCTACGCAAAAGTATTTCGATTCCAAATTGCTGCAAGCGCTACAAAGTTTTGATCGTTATGAAACTGTATGGGTGGAATCTGAAAGCAGCAAGATAGGAGAAGTTCATTTGCCTAAATCTTTATGGAAGGAAATGAAGCAATCTAGCTGTGTAGAAATACAGCTACCGCTTGATGCCAGAGTCGAATATTTGTTAGCGGAATATCCGCATTTAATTAATAATCCCGAAATTCTAAAAGCAAAGTTAGAAAAATTAAAGTCTAATTGTGGATGGAAAAAAATCAGTCAATGGTATCGGATGATAAATAATCAAGACTGGGCATCATTCGTTAAAGATATTTTGCAATCTCATTACGATCCAACTTACCGCAAGTCGATGCAGCTAAATTTTAATCAAGTTGAAAAGGTTGTTTGTTTAAATGATTTATCCCCTAGCAGTATCGATAATTGCTTAGATTCTCTAGTGCCCAGTTTTGTGGGGATAACCTAAATTTTTGTAGTTTTGAGCAACTAATAATAATACAACCATGTAGAGACGTAAAATTTTACGTCTCTATATTTATATTTAGCTGTTGATGAGTTAAATTAATAAAGTTACAACTATAATACAAATTGAAATATGAATATTAAGCAACGTCATGATTGGAATTTAACCACGTCGGAAGCTAAAGCAATTCAAGAAG comes from Rivularia sp. PCC 7116 and encodes:
- the mnmH gene encoding tRNA 2-selenouridine(34) synthase MnmH, whose amino-acid sequence is MPASLRYTKEPHKETYSEIIDVRSSSEFAEDCIPGAVNLPVLNDAERAEVGTIYKQLSPFQARKIGAALVSKNISQHLEEHFVNKEKNYQPLIYCWRGGQRSASLATVLSQIGWRVTLLEGGYKTYRSYVRQQLDSLPRKLNYRILCGLTGSGKTHILEKMRRRGFQILDLEALANHRGSLLGEQWRGKVSPQPTQKYFDSKLLQALQSFDRYETVWVESESSKIGEVHLPKSLWKEMKQSSCVEIQLPLDARVEYLLAEYPHLINNPEILKAKLEKLKSNCGWKKISQWYRMINNQDWASFVKDILQSHYDPTYRKSMQLNFNQVEKVVCLNDLSPSSIDNCLDSLVPSFVGIT